The nucleotide sequence ACAATCTCCGTAACAATCGGGGGTCTGGACGACATGAACACACTTTCAAGGGGCAATACAACGAGGGTCGCAATCCGGCAACCCGAAGGGATGATGACATGGTCGAAGTGGTATCTCAGCACGTAAGTTGACCACTCCAATCTTGCATGGCGGCACATCATGTGCCATTTTCACATCAATCAGCCTCTCGCTGAGTGCAAACTCGCCTGCACTGCACAACACCTTGTTTCATAGCACCTTACGACGTTCCCGATGTTCGCACAGCGACTTCTTCAAACCCTCGATGATGCCACACCTTCAGAATTCTGAACGTTGAACTACCGCAAATGTTTCAAGAATTCAACTCAACCTTACAAGATCGCCGAGCGAAAACCGGTCTTGCGAGCCCGTCACGGAACCGCGTGAACCATCATCAGGTTTTTCCCGACATCGGACCAGTCGGTCGTCCCGACGATGGCAATTCGGTCACCTGAATGTAGAAGTCCTTCGGACATCCCCCATCCGATCGCGAAGTCGCGCATTTGGGTCGGTGTCTCATGGCCAATATCAGTGACCACGGTATGCACACCCCAAGCGACTGAAAGCCAGCGGGCTGTTTGCGGATCGTCTGTCAGTGCAACAATTGGAACGGGGCTGCGAATCTCGGAGATGGCGAAGGCTGTCTTCCCCGAGCGAGTGAGGACAAAGATCAGGTTCGCACGAATCTCTTCCGCAGCATGAATCGCCCCGAGCGTGACCGCTTTGGTCAATTCCGTCGCGGGGTTTCGCGAAGACCGTCCCATGGGCAGATCTTTGTTCGACGGAACAAGCGGTTCAATCTCACGAGTGATCCGACTCATCATGCTCACAACTCGGGAGGGATGTCTCCCGACAGCGGTCTCGGCTGAAAGCATGACGGCGTCTGTTCCATCCAGCACGGCGTTGGCGACATCGGTCGCCTCAGCTCGGGTTGGCAATTCATTCTGCTGCATGCTTTCCAGCATTTGTGTGGCTGTGATCACGGGAACACGTCGTCGATTGCACTCTTTGATGATCCGCTTTTGAAGTGCTGGAACGCGCACGATATCGACTTCCACTCCGAGATCACCGCGAGCCACCATCACGACGTCGGTTTCGCTGAGGATGTTTTCCAAGTCATCGACAGCTTCCGGTTTCTCAATCTTCGCCACGATCAATGGTCGAAAATCGGGGCTGAATTTTTCGATTCGTTCACGCAAGCCAGCGACGTCAGCTGCTCGACGAACAAAGCTGAGGCTGATGAAGTCGAGGCGATTTTCCAGCCCCCACTGCAAATCATCGAGGTCTTTCGGAGTGAGACTCGACAGCTGAAGCTGACTTCCCGGGAGATTGACACCCTGTCGACTGAAAATTCGCCCCGGTTGTTCGACCTCGCAAACAATCCGATCGGGCTCTTTCTCAACCACTCGAACCGAAACGATTCCGTCGGCCATCAGAATTTGATTGCCGACCTGCAGATCATCGATCATGCCGGGGTAAGTCGTCGTGAGGATGTTGGGATCGCTGGATGGGATTTCGCGTGCGAAATAACACAATTCACCAGCCTGCAGAGCGAGCCCCTCATCCGGAAGTTCTCCCAATCGGAGTTTCGGGCCTGCGAGGTCGCCAAGTATCCCGATCGATCGTTTGAGTTCTGCCGAGAGCTCGCGAATCGACTTCACAACGTCAGCCATCACGTCGTAGCGTCCATGGGCAAAGTTCAGGCGGAAGATGTCGACTCCTGACAGAATCAACTTGTGGAGTCGATCGCGATCCTGGCTGGCGGGGCCAACAGTCGCCACGATCTTCGTCTTCGTCAGCACCGGTTCCAAATACTGCGTCATGATGCTTCTGCCATTTCTAATTTCAGATCCAAAAGCAGGAGAGCGAAGAAACGTCCGTGAAGCTCAGTCGATCCGAGATTGCCTGAAAGGTCAGCCTCAGAGAAAGTCGTGAATGCTCGAATGAGTTCATGAAAACCAGTTCGCCGAAGTGCTTTGAGAGTTGCGATGCGAGCGGCTCGTGCTGAATGCTGTCTCGTACTGTATTGTGCAGCGAGGACGACCTGAAGCGAAAAGAGTCTCTCTTTAGCTGGGATTAACCATCGTCGATGAATTACACTCGCCCTGTTCGAGAATCCGTTTTGCTGTTCCGAGGAGAGTTCGCATGGGAAGAAAGATCGTCGGGGTTCTCGGTGGACTGATCGTGGGCTTCGCCTGGAACATGGCCCTGGTCATCCTCTCTTCGTATCTATTTCCCCCTCCTGCTGGAGTTGATTTGAACGACGCAGAAGCATTCGCAGCCTACGTCGAAACTCTCCCGATGACCGCATTCCTGATCGTGCTCGTTGCCCATGCTGGGGGAGCGTTCGTGGGTGGATACATCTGCGAAATGATCGTTGGACAGAACTGGCTCGCCGGACCGATTTGTATCGGAACCCTCACACTACTCGGGGGCGTGACCAACCTAATGATGATCTCTCACCCAGTCTGGTTCGCGATTGCCGACCTCATCCTGTATCTCCCGGCAGCAATCTTCGGCGCGATTGTGGCAGGGAAAAGTCACCCTTCGCAGCCTGTGACGAGTGAACCGGAGAGCATCGCAACAGATGAGTAGGGACGGATCTCGCTCGTTGACTGAAGAAAGACGATTCGCTCTTCGCGCGTTCAAAGGTGATTTCGACGGCTTTCGCAACTCGGGCGAAGCCGTTGGGCAACTGGTGAAAGAAAAAGTGGAGTGGGCCTGTAAGCCGGATTCTGTCGTGAGTGATCATTTCTCTGGGATGATGATTGCTCATCACCTCGGCGCAACCGACCCGGACGTAAACCGAGGCGGACAACCTCGGGTTCAACGAGTTTCCTCGCTGAACTTCGCCCTGCTTGGTCTTGCTCCTGGTGGGGTTTACCGTGCCAGAATCGTCACCGATCCCGCGGTGCGCTCTTACCGCACCGTTTCACCCTTACCTGTGCTGTCGTGAATCTCCTCCAGCGAAGGGAGTGTTTCCCTCAGCGAAGAAAGTTTCGGCGACAGCCATCGGCGGTCTGCTCTCTGTTGCACTTTCCCTATCCTCACGGACGGTGGGCGTTACCCACCACCATGTCCTGCGGAGTCCGGACTTTCCTCCATCTCCAGATCAAAAAGTCTGGATGACAGCGATCACTCAGCCCACTCCGTGAGCAATTATCTCGATTTCTGTCCATTCTGGACACAGCATCGCCGCCCTAATTGCAAAGAACCGTCGAGGAAATGGAAAGCATTCGCCTGAATCCCGGCGAACTCGGCTTGATTTCCCTAAATTCCGGCTTTAGGGGCGTATTGACCGCATTAGACAGCCCAAATAAACTGTGATCTGTCGGCAAGTTGTGGCGAGGTGGCCACAGAAGCCTAAATTCGGCGTAAGAAATCTGCATTTGCTTCGAATCATCAATCTCAAAACAATGGTTTTGGTGAACTTCGTGGCCACAATTGCGGCGACTGCCAGTTCGAGGGAGCGACAACAAATGGTTTTCGCACTTCGCATCTGGAGTATTCACCTCAGGACTCTTGCTCCTCATTGCAAACAATAATCCAGAATGCAGATGTTCGTTCTGCGGACGCCTGATCATTCTGCTTGAGATGTACACCACGGAAAGAAGACATGGACTTCTTTGATCGTCTGGGCGATTTCTTTAACACAGTTACCGCCTTCGTTGAGAGCATTATTCGCAGATTCTTTGGTTCTTCGAACGAGCGTGAAATCCGCCGAATCGGGTTTGCTCGCGAGAAAGACGGAACATCAACCGTCATTCCCGGAACCGTCCTGGATCGCATCAACTCTCTCGAACCAGAAATGAAAGCCAAGTCGGACAGCGAACTCAAAGAGACCGCGTCCCAGCTACGTGCGAAACTCGCCGACGGCAAAACTCTCGATGACATCCTTCCGGAAGCTTTCGCCTCCGTTCGTGAGTCCGGTCGCCGGAACATGCAGATGCGTCATTACGACGTGCAGATGGTCGGGGGTTACATTCTCCATCAGGGTAAAATCGCCGAGATGACCACGGGGGAAGGAAAAACCCTCGTCTCCTCACTTCCCGCTTTTCTGAATGCACTCTCTGGCCATGTTCACATCGTGACGGTTAACGATTATCTGGCGAAACGCGATATGGAGTGGATGGGGCCGTTGCATATGGCTCTCGGTCTGAATCTCGGAGCGATTCAGTCTCAGATGCGGCCCAACGAACGCCAAAAGCAGTACGCAGCGGACATCTGCTACGGAACGAACAACGAATTCGGCTTCGACTACCTCCGTGACAATATGAAGCCTACGCGCGAGCTTCAGGTGCAAGGCCCGCTCGACTACGCCGTCGTCGACGAAATCGACAATATTCTCATCGACGAAGCACGAACTCCGCTCATTATCTCTGGACCGGCTTACGACGATATCACGAAGTATCCGAAAGCGGATCGTATCTCTCGTCAGTTGACCCGCGACGTTCACTTCGAAGTCAAAGAAAAGGAACACACCTGCCATCTCACTGATGAGGGTGTTCGCAAAGCGGAAGAACTTGCTGGCGTCGAAAGCTTCTATTCCGCCGGCAATATGGAATGGCCGCATCTGATCGACAACTCGCTCAAAGCTCATTACCTCTACAAGCGTGATGTGAACTACGTCGTTGAAAATGGCGAAGTTGTCATCGTCGACGAACACACCGGACGAAAAATGCCCGGTCGGCAGTGGAGTGATGGACTGCATCAAGCTGTCGAGGCGAAAGAAGGCGTTCGAATTAAGGAAGTCAGCCAGACGCTCGCCACGATTACGCTTCAGAACTACTTCAAGCTGTACTCGAAGCTGTGCGGAATGACCGGTACAGCGATGACGGAAGCGAACGAATTCTACAAGATCTACGGTCTGGACGTGGTTGCTGTTCCGACGAACCGACCGATGCAACGCATCAACTACAACGATCAGGTGTATCGCACCGAGCGAGAAAAATGGAACGCTGTCGTTGACGAAGTGGTCGAAATCCACAAGTCCGGTCGTCCGGTTCTCGTGGGTACGGTTTCGATCGAGAAGAGTGAACGCCTAAGCTCGATGCTCGGCAAGCGCGGCGTCAAACACGATGTCCTGAACGCGAAGAATCACGAACGCGAAGCTGAAATCGTGGCTCAGGCGGGACGTCTCGGCGGTGTCACCATCGCAACGAATATGGCTGGTCGAGGAACAGACATCATCCTCGGCGGAAACCCAGAGCACATGGCTTGGGAAACTCTCAAGAACAAATACGCTTCGCGACTGGATATCCCGAAAGAAGAATGGGATGCCCTCTCTGACAAGATCGCTGAAGAAGAAGGCATGAAAGTCGACGGCCGAAAGGTGGCTGAAGTCGGCGGATTGCACGTGATCGGAACTGAACGGCACGACTCACGACGAATCGACTTGCAGCTTCGCGGTCGAGCAGGACGTCAGGGAGATCCCGGTTCCAGCCGCTTCTTCCTGTCTCTCGAAGACGACCTGATGCGAATTTTCGCTGGGGACAAAGTCAAAGGGATGCTGACATGGCTCGGAATGGAAGAAGGCGAAGCCATCGAGCACCCCATGGTCTCGAATCAGATTCAGAAAGCTCAGAAGCGTGTCGAAGAACGGCACTTCGAAGCCCGTAAAAGTCTGCTGGAATATGACGAAGTCATGGACCACCAGCGTAAGGAAGTTTACGGATACCGCCAGGACATTCTCGATGGCGTGAACTGCCGGGGTCTCATCGTCGAGATGCTCAACAAGCAGATCGAAAAATGGGCGATGCAGTTCCTCTCACGAGAATACCGTTGGGAAACCGCATCTGCATTCGCGACACAGAATCTGGGTCTGGCTGTCGATCCTGAAGACTTGAGCGGCATGGATTTCGACCAGATGGTCGACTTCATGAAAGACGAAGGAGCCCGACAGGCAGAAGTGCTCATCGAGGACCAACTCGCGGAGAATCTTCCCGAAGATGGAGATCATCGCGACTGGAACTGGCGAACACTCGCGACGTGGGTCAATCGTCACTTCGGCTTGAACACCAACGATCGCGAACTCCGCAAGCTCGCCAAAGACGGAATGCCCGACGACGAACTCAATCGAGATCAGGTCTTCCGCTACTTGAATCAACGAGCGACCGAAGCGATCGAGCGTTGGGACTTCAGCCCGCTGGAGACGATCCTCGCAGACGACTTCGGAGCGAAACAATTGTCAGGATGGCTGCGGCATCACTTTGGTGTCGAAATGCCTGCCGATGAATTCACGAAACACGAAGATCCTCAAACCGTTGTCGATCTGGTGCAGGATCGCGTTCTCGACAGATACCGGGAAAAAGAGATTCGGTTCCCCGTGCTGGTGGGAATGAACCGCTACATCGCAGGGCAGAACAGCGATCGCGAAGGACTGATCCAATGGGCCAACAGCCGCTTCGAGACCAATCTCAGCGAAGACGATCTCAAGGAAAAGGAACGTCAACAGGTCGCAGAAATCCTGATCGATCGCAGCCGGGACTTCTTCCCGACAGCCAAAGAGCGCGAAGAGTTGTACGTTCTGCTGGACGACGTTTTCACGCTGCGGCCAGAAGGTGAAGAAGAGGAAGCTCGGGATCTCACACGGTTGCTCGACTACCTTCGCGAACGGATGGAGATCCGGATTGCTGAAAACGAAGTCGTTGAGTTGGAACCGGTCAAAGGACGCAACCTTTGTCTGCAAAAAGTCGACCAACGCTTCCGACCGGAATTGGGTCAAGCAGAACGTGTTCTGATTCTCGAAATGCTCGACCACGCCTGGAAAGAGCACCTCTACTACATGGACCATCTCCGCAGCGGAATTGGCCTCGTGGGATATGCTCAAAAGGACCCGAAGGTCGAATACAAACGCGAGGGAATGAAAGCGTTTGAGCAAATGTGGGAACGAATCGCTGAGCAAGTGACTTCGGCGATCTTCCGTCTCGAGTCAGAGAGTTCCGCTCAGTTCCTCGACTCGCTGTGGGCGAACGCTTCTGCTCATCATGCACAAGCTCAGTCGGCAGCCACCGAGTATTCGCAGGCCCCTGCTGAAGAAGGCGCCCAAACGGAACCGGGGCAACAGACCAAAGCTGTTGAAACGATCCGTAACTTCGATGAGAAAGTCGGCCGTAACGACCCGTGCCCATGCGGCAGCGGCAAGAAATACAAGAAGTGCTGCGGGGCCAACTAGAGCAAGTTGATCTTTCCAGTGCACTCGCCTGCGCGGTCTCACTCATTTCAAGCTGAGTTTGCTCGCGCGAGGCAGTGCAATTCAAATTGGAGAATGCTAGAGAGTCTCTTCATCAATCTCGGATGATGAGACTCATGGGCAGAGTGGACTTGTCGGCGCGCTGATTTAAACTGCTCGCTTCAGTTTCTCTGTGAGTCTCAGCGTGGGAACACGTTCAACTCATAACTGAAGAGCAGGCTTTCACAGTGCCGAATCCGTCATGCAGTCAGGCCACCTATGTCCACTCAGCAGCCCAAGAATTCTGCGAACTTTAAGCTCGACCGCCTTGGGGCATTGAGTGACGGAGTGATCGCGATCGCAATTACGATTCTGGTCTTGGGAATTCAGGTCCCCTCTCCGCACAAGGTCCCCGAAAGCAAGCTGACCGATTATCTCTACAACTCGATCGATCCCATGATCGGGTTTGTGGTGAGCTTTGTTCTGATCGGAACATACTGGCTCGAGCAGTTCATGATCTTTCACTTTCTCACGCACACGACGCGAATGTTCATTGCGCTGAACGGCGTGTTTTTGCTGTGCCTGTCCTTCCTTCCGTTTCCGACTGGGCTGCAGGCAGCGTATCGAAACGACGAACTGGCGATGGCATTTTATGGGTTCGCAAATATGTTGTGCAGCCTCTCGCTTTTATGGATCTGGCTCTACGCCTCCAAGAATCGACAGCTCATTCAACCCAAGATCCCTCAGGAAACCGTTAACCGAATGACGAAGCGGCTTCTCGTCCCGCCGGTGTTCAGCTTGATTGCCATCGGATGCTCATTCATCAGCATCAGCCTGAGTCGACTCGTGTTCCTCGCGATTCCGATTTACCACTTCTCCTACTACGTCGCTGATCCCGGAGTTCACCCGGTCAGTGAAACGGAGTCGTCAGTTTAGGACCACTTGCCCTCAGCGACGCGATGCCTTGAACGAACCAGCGCGTCTTTATTTCCTAGTGAGAGTTTGCATCGCTGCGAAGAAGCAGGTGAGTCCATCATCACCTCGTACCCAGATTGACATTTCTCCCGGATCAAAAGAAAAGAGCCCGGAGAATTTCCCCGGGCTCGAGATTGGTCGCTACATTCTGATCGACGAGCAACATCCGAATTTCGTCTCAGCGATTTGATCCTCTGAAAGTCAGACTTCGGGCATTGTTAGAGCATCTTCTGATTTGGTTTGCACTCTCTCGCACGAGCAATCACAGCCTTCGACTTGATGAAACAGCACATGCGAGTGCACAGGAAAGAGCAACTTGCTCTAGAAGATGATTCCCCAGTCGACGCGGACGATGCTGTCGTACCAGGCTTCATTCGTCAGTGCCTGACCGAAACCGGCGTAGATCGAGTGAGCTGATCCGTTGCCGCGTTCGATGTTGAGCCGAATACCAGCTTTGGCGTTGACGATGGTGGTATCAGCATTGTTGACAGCGATGTCGTTTCCTCGTGCTTCGGAGACGAGACCATCGAACACGGTCCATCCTACGAATTCGACAAGTGGAGTGATTGTAATTCCATCGCAGTCGTAGCAGGTGTAACCGGTACCGACACCATATCGAAGGACGTTGCCGGAGAAGTCTCGTCCCTGGAAGCTTGATCCATCAATTGGAATCCAGTCTTTGACTTCGGCGAACAGAGTCAGACGATCAGTCAGCGATCGCTGATAGAGCAGACCTGGCTCGAGTGTCACGTGGTCTGTTCCGAGTCCTTCGCCAGCGTCTCCAGTTGGAGTGTAGACACGCATCTGGAAGGTGAAGACTGATTCGCAGTTACGAATCAGAGCATATTTGAAACCGAAGTTGATGTCGCCAAGTCCGGATGAGTCGCTGTTATCGATGTCGCCGATTGGTCCACCTTGAATGTTGCCGACTCCGCCCTGTGGCTGAACAGAACGATATGGCAATTCGAAGAAGACAGAGAAGACGTCGCTTGGAGCCAATTCAAGATAGAGCGAGTAATCTTGAGCATCGATGTCACCGAAGCTGAGAGGGCCGGGTGCGTCGGCGTTGAGTCCTCGGTACTGAGCGTAGAAGAACTCAGCGCGGTCAGGAGTTTCGTTGTCGAAGAGCCCATCGAATCGGAATCGGAAGTGATTCATTGGGATTGGTGACTCGATGTAACCAGGAAGCACAGCAACGTCGCTGCTGGCACCGAGTCCACCGGAAAATGGCGACGAAAAGTCGAGCGACTGAGGCGCGCTGGCCACCGGATCAGAAGGTGAGTACGGAGAGGCGTACGGATTCATTGGAGCACAATCGATGCATTGGTCTCCTCCTGCAAGCACCAGCGATGGCATGCAGAGAGTGACTGCCATCACTTTAAATAGGTTTTTGGCTTGTGCAAATTCCATGACGGTTGAGCTCCTGGCTGAAAGGTGGGCGGTATCCTGTGCCCTAATCTGATTCGTCGATGCGACCCACTCCGATCAGAGTGTTCCACTCATCGAATCGGAATGATGCGGCAAATCGAACGATCTCTTTAGACCGGTTCGTTCTGGAAATCCGGTTTTGCACTGCTAGCATCAGTCCATTTCGGAGAACGATCAGGCTTCGCCTATTTTTCCTCTTTTACAGAACCATCACGACGCGCAGCCCAATTGGCTTCATACAGTGAATTGACCTGAAATTGCCCTTGAAACTGGTGAACATATGGACGGATTCAAAAACTGAGAAGAAGACCGGATACATTCTGACACCAAATCGCGCTATACTGTAAAGGAGTTATGCGCCAATGGCTCCGCGGATGACGTTCCGAGCGAAACATCGAACAGGAGCAAGTTGCTCGATTTTGTGCATTTGCTTGAACCATTTGATGATTCGTTTCGCTGTAGTTCATCGGATTTGTCCGCGAAGGCCAATAAAACGATGCTCCAGAATTGACGAGTCGACTCTTCGCATCGGTGCGAAAATGGGTCACGTGATAAAGATCACACGATGGTGAATCAAACATTCAATCCGGATGACTTCGATCCGAACGAATATCGGACCGCCGAACCACCCGCAAAAGGTGACTCGACGCATCGTCCGGATCTCACCCAAGATCTCGACAACTCACGATCGGCAGAAGTCGATTTTGCAGCCCTGTCTGACGTGACGTTGCTTCGCGGTCGAGTGATCAAAGAGCGATACACCCTCAGAGAACACATTGCCGAAGGCGGATTTGGAGCTGTCTTTAAGGGAACTGACAAGCAGTTTCCCGGAAAGGCTGTCGCGATCAAACTCG is from Thalassoglobus sp. JC818 and encodes:
- the pyk gene encoding pyruvate kinase yields the protein MTQYLEPVLTKTKIVATVGPASQDRDRLHKLILSGVDIFRLNFAHGRYDVMADVVKSIRELSAELKRSIGILGDLAGPKLRLGELPDEGLALQAGELCYFAREIPSSDPNILTTTYPGMIDDLQVGNQILMADGIVSVRVVEKEPDRIVCEVEQPGRIFSRQGVNLPGSQLQLSSLTPKDLDDLQWGLENRLDFISLSFVRRAADVAGLRERIEKFSPDFRPLIVAKIEKPEAVDDLENILSETDVVMVARGDLGVEVDIVRVPALQKRIIKECNRRRVPVITATQMLESMQQNELPTRAEATDVANAVLDGTDAVMLSAETAVGRHPSRVVSMMSRITREIEPLVPSNKDLPMGRSSRNPATELTKAVTLGAIHAAEEIRANLIFVLTRSGKTAFAISEIRSPVPIVALTDDPQTARWLSVAWGVHTVVTDIGHETPTQMRDFAIGWGMSEGLLHSGDRIAIVGTTDWSDVGKNLMMVHAVP
- the secA gene encoding preprotein translocase subunit SecA → MDFFDRLGDFFNTVTAFVESIIRRFFGSSNEREIRRIGFAREKDGTSTVIPGTVLDRINSLEPEMKAKSDSELKETASQLRAKLADGKTLDDILPEAFASVRESGRRNMQMRHYDVQMVGGYILHQGKIAEMTTGEGKTLVSSLPAFLNALSGHVHIVTVNDYLAKRDMEWMGPLHMALGLNLGAIQSQMRPNERQKQYAADICYGTNNEFGFDYLRDNMKPTRELQVQGPLDYAVVDEIDNILIDEARTPLIISGPAYDDITKYPKADRISRQLTRDVHFEVKEKEHTCHLTDEGVRKAEELAGVESFYSAGNMEWPHLIDNSLKAHYLYKRDVNYVVENGEVVIVDEHTGRKMPGRQWSDGLHQAVEAKEGVRIKEVSQTLATITLQNYFKLYSKLCGMTGTAMTEANEFYKIYGLDVVAVPTNRPMQRINYNDQVYRTEREKWNAVVDEVVEIHKSGRPVLVGTVSIEKSERLSSMLGKRGVKHDVLNAKNHEREAEIVAQAGRLGGVTIATNMAGRGTDIILGGNPEHMAWETLKNKYASRLDIPKEEWDALSDKIAEEEGMKVDGRKVAEVGGLHVIGTERHDSRRIDLQLRGRAGRQGDPGSSRFFLSLEDDLMRIFAGDKVKGMLTWLGMEEGEAIEHPMVSNQIQKAQKRVEERHFEARKSLLEYDEVMDHQRKEVYGYRQDILDGVNCRGLIVEMLNKQIEKWAMQFLSREYRWETASAFATQNLGLAVDPEDLSGMDFDQMVDFMKDEGARQAEVLIEDQLAENLPEDGDHRDWNWRTLATWVNRHFGLNTNDRELRKLAKDGMPDDELNRDQVFRYLNQRATEAIERWDFSPLETILADDFGAKQLSGWLRHHFGVEMPADEFTKHEDPQTVVDLVQDRVLDRYREKEIRFPVLVGMNRYIAGQNSDREGLIQWANSRFETNLSEDDLKEKERQQVAEILIDRSRDFFPTAKEREELYVLLDDVFTLRPEGEEEEARDLTRLLDYLRERMEIRIAENEVVELEPVKGRNLCLQKVDQRFRPELGQAERVLILEMLDHAWKEHLYYMDHLRSGIGLVGYAQKDPKVEYKREGMKAFEQMWERIAEQVTSAIFRLESESSAQFLDSLWANASAHHAQAQSAATEYSQAPAEEGAQTEPGQQTKAVETIRNFDEKVGRNDPCPCGSGKKYKKCCGAN
- a CDS encoding TMEM175 family protein; this encodes MSTQQPKNSANFKLDRLGALSDGVIAIAITILVLGIQVPSPHKVPESKLTDYLYNSIDPMIGFVVSFVLIGTYWLEQFMIFHFLTHTTRMFIALNGVFLLCLSFLPFPTGLQAAYRNDELAMAFYGFANMLCSLSLLWIWLYASKNRQLIQPKIPQETVNRMTKRLLVPPVFSLIAIGCSFISISLSRLVFLAIPIYHFSYYVADPGVHPVSETESSV
- a CDS encoding transporter, translated to MEFAQAKNLFKVMAVTLCMPSLVLAGGDQCIDCAPMNPYASPYSPSDPVASAPQSLDFSSPFSGGLGASSDVAVLPGYIESPIPMNHFRFRFDGLFDNETPDRAEFFYAQYRGLNADAPGPLSFGDIDAQDYSLYLELAPSDVFSVFFELPYRSVQPQGGVGNIQGGPIGDIDNSDSSGLGDINFGFKYALIRNCESVFTFQMRVYTPTGDAGEGLGTDHVTLEPGLLYQRSLTDRLTLFAEVKDWIPIDGSSFQGRDFSGNVLRYGVGTGYTCYDCDGITITPLVEFVGWTVFDGLVSEARGNDIAVNNADTTIVNAKAGIRLNIERGNGSAHSIYAGFGQALTNEAWYDSIVRVDWGIIF